Genomic DNA from Pseudomonas sp. CCC3.1:
CAGGGCATACATCCAGTCGGACTTGTCGCCGTAAGAGGTCCAGATCTTGCTGCCGTCGACCACAAAGTGATCGCCCTCATCGCGCGCCGAGGTTTTCAGGCTCGCCAGATCGGACCCGGCATTGGGCTCGGAAAAACCCTGACACCAGCGCACCTGGCCACGAGTCATCGGGGTCAGCAGGGCTTTTTTCTGCTCTTCGGTACCGAACTCAAGCAACACCGGGCCGAGCATCCAGATGCCCAGATTGATTTGCGGCGGGCGGCACTTAAGGCGTCGCAACTCGCTTTCCAGCACCGCGCTGTATTCCGGGCTCAGACCCGCGCCGCCGTACTCCAGTGGCCAATCCGGACAGAACCAGCCCTTGTCGCGCATGCGCTCAAACCACAGCTGCGCGTCTGCATCAGGAAATTCGACGTGGCGTGCGCCCCACACCAACTCGCCCTCAGGGATGGCCTTGCGCTGCGACGGCGGACAATTGGCCTCAAGCCAACTGCGGGTTTGCTCTCTGAACTGGTCAATTGCGCTCATGTTTTTTACCTGTAAATACCTAATACCAACCCATCAGGGGATGGCGCAGATCTAATGTGGGAGCGTCAACGTTGGCTACGTGGCATGCCCAGGCCGAACTGGGCAATCAGCTCGCGCTGGATTTCGTTGGTGCCGCCGCCAAACGTCAGGGTCACCGAAGCCCGCACTTCGTACTCCAGTTCGCCTTGCAGCAAGGAAGCCTGCGAACCGCCACGCACCAGGCCATTGGCCCCGACGATGTTGCTCAATATGCGCAGAATCTCGACCCCCGACTCAGAGCCATACACCTTGGTGGTCGAGGCCAGCGCCACGTCCATCTGGTCACGTTCAAGACCGGCCGCAATGCGCAGGTTGATCAGGCGCATGGCTTCAAGGCGGGCGTAGCACTGCGCCAACCCGGCGCGCACCCAGGCTTTGTCGGTCGCGCGAGCGCCATGTTCATCCGCCTCGCGGGCCCACATAAACACCCGGCGAAACAAGCCCACCACTTTGTCCGACCACGCGCCCAGGCCCAATCGCTCATGGTTGAGCTGTGCGGTAATCAGCTTCCAGCCACCGTTCAATTCGCCCACCAGCATGGCCTTCGGCACCCGCACGCTGTCGTAATAGGTAGCCGTTGTCGGGTTGCTGGTGGTCGGAATAACCGTGGTCGAAAAGCCTTCGCAGCGAGTGTCGAGAATCAGGATCGACACCCCCTTGTGGCGCGGCAAATCAGGGTCGGTGCGGGCCGCCAGCCAGATGTAATCGGCTGACTCGGCGCCCGACGTCCACAGCTTGTTGCCGTTGACCACAAAGTGCTCGCCTTCGAGCCGGGCACTGGTTTTCAGCGCTGCCAGATCACTGCCTGCACCCGGCTCGGAGTAACCGATGGCGAAGATGATTTCGCCCGCTGCAATACCCGGCAAAAACTTGGCCTTTTGCTCTTCCGTGCCGTAGGCCATGAGCGCCGGGCCCACGGTACTGATGGTCACGAAAGGCAGCGGTGCACCGGCAATGTTGGCTTCTTCAAAGAAGATAAATTGTTCGGTCGGGCCGTAGCCTTGTCCGCCGTGCTCCACGGGCCAACCGACGGCCAGCCAGCCATCGCGGCCCATCTGGCGGATGGTGTCGCGGTACAGATCGCCGCCCTCTTTGCCGCGCAATTGCTCACGCAGTTGCGGGGTCATCAGGTTTTGGAAGTAGTCCCGCACCTTGAGGCGCAGGGCGTGTTGTTCGGGAGTGAGGTCAACGAACATGGAAGCTCCTTAGGCTGTGCCAAGAATCAGGCCGCTGGTCGGTACACCCGTACCGGCGGTGACCAACACGTTTTCGACGTTGTCGACCTGGTTGACCGAGTTGCCGCGCACCTGGCGCACCGCTTCCGCCACGCCGTTCATGCCGTGGATGTAAGCCTCGCCCAACTGCCCGCCATGGGTGTTGATCGGGAACTTGCCGCCGCGGGCATGGTGCCCGGCGCGGATAAATTCCTTGGCTTCGCCACGCTCACACAGACCGAACTCTTCCAGTTGCGGCAACACAAACGGGGTGAAATGGTCATAAATCACCGCGGTTTGCAGCGCATCAGGCCCAAGTCCGGACTGGCGATACAGCTCTTTGGCCACCACGCCCATTTCCGGCAGCCCGGTTATGTCGTCGCGGTAGAACGAGGTCATGATTTGCTGGCCCGAGGTAATGCCCTGGGAACCGGCCTTGATCATCACCGGCTTCTGGCGCAAGTCCTTGGCCCGCTCGGCCGAGGTGATAACCATGGCCACAGCGCCATCAGACTCCTGGCAGCAGTCGAGCAAATGCAGCGGCTCGCAGATCCAGCGCGAGGCCTGATGTTCTTCAAGGGTGATCGGCTTGCCGTAGAAGAAGGCGTTCGGGTTGGTCGCGGCAAAGTCACGGACCGCCACCGCTACCCGACCGAAGTCTTCGGAGGTCGCGCCATAGGTGTGCATGTAGCGCTGGGCAAACATGCCCACCCACGAGGCCGGGGTGTGCAGGCCGTGCGGCATGTACCAGCCGTAGTTGACGTTCTCGAACGTCGGCGTTGAGGCAAAGCCATAACTGCCGCTGCCGAAGCGATACCACGAACGCTCGTTCATGGCGCGGTACACCACCACAACTTTGGCCACACCGGTGGCCACGGCCATGGCGGCATGCATGATCGGCCCGCAGGCCGCTCCACCACCATGAGGCACTTGGGAGAAGAACTTCACGTCCTTGCA
This window encodes:
- a CDS encoding acyl-CoA dehydrogenase family protein, with translation MFVDLTPEQHALRLKVRDYFQNLMTPQLREQLRGKEGGDLYRDTIRQMGRDGWLAVGWPVEHGGQGYGPTEQFIFFEEANIAGAPLPFVTISTVGPALMAYGTEEQKAKFLPGIAAGEIIFAIGYSEPGAGSDLAALKTSARLEGEHFVVNGNKLWTSGAESADYIWLAARTDPDLPRHKGVSILILDTRCEGFSTTVIPTTSNPTTATYYDSVRVPKAMLVGELNGGWKLITAQLNHERLGLGAWSDKVVGLFRRVFMWAREADEHGARATDKAWVRAGLAQCYARLEAMRLINLRIAAGLERDQMDVALASTTKVYGSESGVEILRILSNIVGANGLVRGGSQASLLQGELEYEVRASVTLTFGGGTNEIQRELIAQFGLGMPRSQR
- a CDS encoding lipid-transfer protein — its product is MTQSSLSGSAAIVGLGATEFSKNSGRTELRLALEATLAALKDAGIDPSEVEGFSSYSVDKVPEYEIARLLGCKDVKFFSQVPHGGGAACGPIMHAAMAVATGVAKVVVVYRAMNERSWYRFGSGSYGFASTPTFENVNYGWYMPHGLHTPASWVGMFAQRYMHTYGATSEDFGRVAVAVRDFAATNPNAFFYGKPITLEEHQASRWICEPLHLLDCCQESDGAVAMVITSAERAKDLRQKPVMIKAGSQGITSGQQIMTSFYRDDITGLPEMGVVAKELYRQSGLGPDALQTAVIYDHFTPFVLPQLEEFGLCERGEAKEFIRAGHHARGGKFPINTHGGQLGEAYIHGMNGVAEAVRQVRGNSVNQVDNVENVLVTAGTGVPTSGLILGTA